From uncultured Pseudodesulfovibrio sp.:
CGATCAAGGAACATTAAATCACGCACCAATCACATATTTAATCAATAATTTCAGATTAATATCACATTTTTACTTTCTGTTCCATCAGATTATCATCAACCATAAGTACACTCACTGATGAAACAGAGGACACAAAAGGGCACATGGCAATCGATTTCATAGCCAAAACTAACTCAGCCAAATGTTCGATTCAACACATTTGGACAAGATCAATCTGAGATAACGCGAATATCTCTCCAAGGACCTTTACGAAATCGAGTTGTATATGTTGTCGCAAGTACCAAAACGTATGAAAGGATGCATATCCAAGGTCCATGAATGCCCTTGATATCCAGAGCATTCAACACAATAAGTGGAAATACTACACAAAACATCGAAGTCATTATCATGGTCTTCATAACGAATTTTGTATCACCAGCCCCTTTAAGCCCTCCCACATATACAATTGCCACCGCATCAACCATCGTAAAGACCGCTGCATAACGCATGAGCATTACACCCATGGTCAAGACAGCATTAAACTCAATCTGGGTTTCTCCATGCGCCTTAAACAGTTCCATAAGTGCCTCAGGAAAAACAACAAACATCAATGCCATAGCACCCATGTATGCCATTGCCAGATGCAAAACTGATTTAGTCGCATAAGCAGCCATGTCCGGATTCTTGTCGCCCATAGCCTGACCAACCATAATACTTGCAGCAACGTGCAGCCCAATGGTTGGCAAAAACGCCAGAGTATAAATGGAAAACACGGCATTCGTGGACGCTAACTCTACGGGGCCAAAACGCCCAACCATGAGTACAAAAAACGAAAAAGCAAAGAGATCAAGGAAAAATTCGACGCCGCCGGGTACTCCAAACCGCAAAAACCGTTTAAATAGCTCCGGGTCAAATCTCCACGCAGAACGAACCCGGTATTTCTTTTCATTTTTATCAGTAAACACCATAAAGGAATAACATATGACTGGAACTATATACCCAATAACTGTCGCTATCCCCGCACCAACAATACCGAGTTCAGGAAACGGTCCAATTCCATTGATGAGACAATAATCCAAAGGGACATTCAAGGTCATTGCCAGAAGACTCACAAGCATGATCGGTTTCGTCATACCGCGGCCAGAATAAAAACACGACAGACATCCGCTCACCACAAAAGCGCCACTACCCACAATCAAAATCCGAAAATAGGCTATTTCCAACTCCATTATTGCAGCAGGGTGGCCACTCATTTCAAAAAGAGGTCGCGCTATGAACCACAAAGAAGCCAGAATCATCCAAGAAGGCACACAGAACCACAATCCCTGCCAAAGAGACCGGCCAACCTCTAAAGGCCTTCCTGACCCTGTATACTGTGCGACAAATACACCAGCGTATTGAGCGACACCAAGAAAAAACGCTAAAAACATGAAAGCGACAATACTCGCTGGAACAGATGCACCCAATGATTCCGTAGAATAGTTTCCCAGAAACATACGATCAGTAAATGTCATAACGGTTGAAGATACCATGCTCACCACAAGCGGAAGGCCTATTACCAGGGCCTCTTTATACCCACCTTTTGCATGCCATCGCTTCATCAAAATCATTAAATTCTCCAATATATGTTGTACAAGAGGAAGTAGACTCACCCTCTAGCCTCAATCTTTATTCTATATCAAGCCTATTCTTTTACTCTTTTAGCACCCTATATATTTTCATTCAGCGTGCCCCCCTTGTTCTTATGAAATCTCCATGATAGTGAGATTTATCCATGCCACCGATATACAAGGATAAACATGCCAAATTCTGAAGATTCCTCCTTTTTTTCTCACATCTCGAATTTTCGCCGCCTTTACGCAAAAGCACTCACCACACGTCTTGAGCCATATCAGGTGCGCCCTGGGTATATCGATATTCTCAACCGGCTTTGGAAGCAGGACAACATCACGCAAAAGCAACTTCATGCGCAACTCGCCATTGAGCAAGCCACACTTTCCAACTCATTAAAACGTATGGAAAGGGATGGGTTGATTCATCGCAAGCGCGACCCAAAGGATCGCCGTCTTTCACACATCGTCCTGACAGAACACGCAAAATCTCTTGAGCCTACAATTCTGTCAGCAATTGTAGAACTTCAATCTGTGATAAACGTTGGCCTGACTATCAATGATAGGCGATATTTTAATCGGATACTCAAGCAAATGACCACTCATTTGGAATCGGACATAGATGACCCATGCCTTGTACTTCTCGATGAAATCGCTGAAGAGTAAAGTGAAAGGAATCTCCAACAATCAACAAACTCTTGCTTGTCTTAATATGACTCACTAAAGCGCTCTCTTTAGTTTTTTACTGCCGATTGCGTTCATACTTACCCTAAACAACTCTAATGAGTTGTTTAGTTAACCTTATTTTGTCATTTCTTGCGTGATCACATATGTTCACACACCTTCAATTGCCTGTTTTTATAGATATAATCTAGTCTTTCTCTTAGGTCTTTCAAGCTTCTTTGCTTTCTCAAAATGTTCAAAGAGCCTGCGGTAAAATCACACCTGTTTTGTTAAATTTGTGTTTTTTTCCCATTATTTTTTCCTTTGAAATCTGCTATAGCGAACCGTAATCGACAACAACGTCCTGTAATTCTTTTTTATCGTCGTAATTCTAGATTATATCTAGACTTTGTAGGACAACGTTGTACTTTGTTGACAATCTTTGACTCCTTGTGTCAATGAATGAACATCATAGGTCAAATTGTGACATTATGGACAACAAAGAAGCACCCAAGCCCCCGACCCTATTCACCGTACGTGAAGTTGCGGACTTTTTGCGGGTGCACCAGAGAACAGCATACAGACTGATTACTGGTGGAAGCATCAAAGCGATCAAAATCGGCAGTCAATGGAGAGTGCCTGAAAAAGATCTGCTGGAATTTATAGAGAGTGGATGGAAGGCTGCCGCGTCTAAGGATAAAGACGCCAAAAAGCCTGATCAATTCAAACTCCCCTTGGATTAAGGAGAAAAGGCATGTCAAAAAAAACGGTTGGCGGTCACGACGGAAACGATCCGATCCTCAATGTAAATCTGCCCAATGATTTTGGTCAGGATCTTGGGGTTACCGGCCACTTGATCGGCGAAGAAATGTACTTCGACGACAATACCGGTATGTTGACCATGGAAAAGTTGTACCGTGATGAAGACGATAAGCTTGCTTACGGTATTATTTCCGCCATCGGTCATGCCCGTGAACGCCGTGCGTATCGCTTGGAAGAAAGAGAAGAGACCTGCATTGTTTCCAACGGTAGCCTCAATCTTGAATTTTCTTATGACGAGCTCTTCGAACTGCTGGCCGTAGCGATGGAAGCGGAAAAGGAAAGTTCCAGCCGACAAGTCAGTGAGCAGGTCCGCCGCAGACTGGCAGCCAATGAATAAGACCACGCTGTAATAGATAAGAAGAAGGGGACCTCTCGGTCCCTTTTTTTATTCCATGTAGGTATGCTGTCCAGTAGATTCCATAACTGCACACCAGTAATCCGAGTGAGTATTGATACTGCGCCGTTTGACTGTCACCAAATCAAGGGGCAAATGCACCAAGCTTGATTTTAATCTCGTGACAACCATACCGGTTTTCCCAGCCATGGCCGCATGCACTGCATTCTGTCCAAGAAACCCACAATAAATTCTATCCCCGGCATTGGCAGGAACAGACCGTATTATGTAACTAGGATCAATGAATTTAATATTCACTTCCAGATCCCGCTTGTGAAAATGATCTTTCAAACCATTAATGATAAATCCACAAATGTCGCCCAACTTGGGATTTCCTGACGGATCTCGCTTTAATTTTTCGCCGAGTAGATCCTGACCGGCACCTTCTGCACACACAATGATTGCATGGTCTCGATCATGCAAACGCCTTTCAACGGCCTGCAACAAACCATTGTCACCTTCAAGCGCAAACTTCTTTTCTGGAACCAGCAGAAAATTGACTTCCTGAAGAGCAAGCGTAGCCTGTGCCGCAATAAACCCAGCTTCTCGGCCCATTAGTCGAACGATTCCAACGCCTTTATCTACTCCGGTAGCTTCAACATGAGCGCACTGAATAGCTTCGGTTGCCTTTTCAACGGCAGTATCAAATCCGAAAGAGCGGGTTATAAAATTGATATCGTTATCGATGGTCTTGGGGATACCTATAACTGCAATCTTTCGTTTTCGGTTGGAGACTTCTTCGACAATGGATTTTGCAGCACGCATGGACCCATCACCACCGATTACGAAAAGGATGTTTACATTTAGGCGTTCTAAGGAATCGACAATTTCTTCAGCATCTTGTAGGCCACGGGAGGAACCAAGAATCGTACCTCCAAACTGATGAATATGAGACACGTTCTGCGGAGTCAGTTCCTTAATTTCATATCCATAATCAGGGATAAATCCTCGTAGTCCGTTGGAGATCCCGAAGACAGTCCGGATACCATAGTGGTAATGCGCCTCATTGACGATTGAACGAATAACATCATTGATTCCCGGACAAAGACCTCCACAGGTTACGATGGCGCAACGGGTCTTTGACGGGTCAAAATACAATTTTTCGCGAGGGCCCGCTTTCTCAAATTCCTTTTGAAGGACGCCGGTCTTAATTTCACGCATTTCCTCATCTGTCAGCATGAGTGTTACCGGCTTTGACTCATCGACATACCGAGGATTCCTCACTGGCGTTTTTACCTTTGCAGGTCCCAAAGCAGGTATATCTGTCATAAAATTCAGATTATTCTTTGCCATCGCGTACACTCCAAAGGGTTATCCCAGTCACTAAAATCTCATAAAATTGTAGGACTATGTTCTTATTTCCACTGAGATACTTTCGGTTCCGGCAACTCATCGACTGATTCAAGCAGTTCTTCAGGGCGAGTCGTTGCCGCACCGACTTGAGCCACAACCACCCCAGCTGCATAGTTCGCCAATGTACATGAAGTCAGCAAATCAAACCCGGCGGAAAGGGCCAGTGCAGTGGTCGCGATAACGGTGTCACCGGCACCAGTCACATCAAAAACCTTACGGGCAAATGTAGGAATGTGGCTTACTGAGTCTTTTCCTTCAAACAAAGCCATACCATCAGGGCCGAGCGTGATCAGGAGGTTGTTACAATTCAACCGTTTAAATAATGCTTCACCAGCTTCCAAAACGGATTCACGATCTGTCACTGTCATAAGAGCGCCTTCACCTGCCTCCTTTGTATTGGGAGTCAGAAGATCAACACCTTGGTACAAATCATAATTCACGGTCTTTGGATCAACCAAAACCTGCGGCCGCACTGAACATGTGTCCACAAGGGCCATAAAACGATCCATAAATGTACGGGAGATGAACCCTTTGCCATAATCAGACAAGATTACGACAGGGTAGTCATTCACCACAGATTCAAGGATGGTAAACAGTTCATTATACGCTTCATCACATAAGGGAATGGCCAATTCATGATCAACACGAACCACCTGTTGATTATGTGCTATAATACGTGTTTTCTTTGTGGTGGGGCGGTTTGCGTCGCGAATAATCCGCGTTTCAATTCCCGCTTCATTGCAAAGATCATCAAGGAGCGCACCGTCTCGATCATCACCAACCACGGAAATAAGCAAGGGGGCGCCACCAAGATCTGCGATATTGCGGCCGACATTACCTGCTCCGCCCAGGACCACAGATTCCTTGTTCACGTTCACCACTGGCACGGGAGCCTCTGGTGAAATACGGTCCACATTGCCAATCAGGTAATGGTCAAGCATAAGATCACCGATTATCAGCACCTTGTGACCAACCAGCGAAGCAACAGCGTTTCGAATCATATCTCGTGACATAATAGAGTAAACCAGTGTTTTTGACGTGTTATTAATTTTTATACTCAACAAATCATCAGATAATGTCCGCCTCGAGACATCTCAATGATCATCATATTCAGATCGTTATCTCATCATCAAGACGAAAGACTTATTGCTCATTTAGACAAACGATACACCAAGCTTTTCAGCAATCAACCGCAACTCATTTGCGGAGCCATAACTCACTGTAACTTTGCCTTTTTCGGGAGAACCGGCGATTTTAACTTTAACTCCCAGCATATCAGATAGCGATTGCTGCAAATCAGAGAGACGGGGGTCCAAGGGTTTCGATTTGGCCTTGCCGGACTTCGCCGCAACCTCTGAACCAATTTCTTCTGCACCAGGTAAACGCCCATTCTGTTTAAAGAACGTCGCCTGAGCCTCAGCTTGGCGAACAGTCAACCCATTTTCTACAATCCGATGGTGCAAGGATTCTTGCGTTTCCGCATCAGCAACGGCCATTATAGCACGACCATGCCCCGCAGAAATAGCCCCTTGTTGAATGTCTGCCTGCACACTTTCGGGTAAATTCAGCAGACGCAGGGAGTTGGCTACAGCCGAACGACTCTTGCCGACCTGACGGGCCAGCTCTTCCTGACTCAACCCGAACTCCTGCTGCAACCGCTGATACCCCAAGGCCTCTTCTACAGCGTTCAGATCTTCCCGCTGCAAGTTTTCGATCAGTGCTATGGCCAAACTTTCCTGATCTGACATTTCACGAATTAATGTCGGAATCTCGGTTAAACCGGCTCTTTTTGAAGCACGCAAACGGCGCTCACCAGCAACCAATTCATAGGTAGTGTCACTCAGGGAACGCACAAGCACAGGCTGGAGTACGCCACGAGTCTTAATGGATGCGGCCAAATCAATCAGGCCTTCTTCGGAAAACTCACGGCGAGGCTGATGTGGGTTAGGGGAGATAGCCCCGACAGGGATCATCCGAACCTCTGCGGAATCCGAGGTCACTTTTTCGTCCTCTCGGACTCCACCCAAAAGGGCATCCAGGCCTCGACCCAATCCCCGATTACCAGATGTCATAACAATTCTCCTCACGCTTATGATTACACCCTTGCTCATTATGGCTGGAGTGCCTATATAGCCCCGAAGACAAGCGAAAACAATCGGAGCAATTATGTCTGATCATATCAACGAACTCTTTGATAAAGACGGCAATCTCATTGGCGCGCTGCTTTCTGCAGAAGCCTGGAACGCCGTTAAAAAACAGGTTTTTGATTCTCTTGGAATTGTGGAAACACATGCTGAGCCAGAAAAACCTGAACCTTTGGCCGACTGGGAAACCCTCAAAGACTATTGGGATTTCGATTATCCCGTGGATACCGACGTTACCTGTGAACAATGTGGCAACACCACTCAAGACTGGGCCAAGGATGACCCGCGCCGCTTTAGACTGACCAGTGCGAACCTTGCGGGTCTGGTTGCTTTTAAATGTATGCAGTGCCAATCAAAAGTCGTTAAAAGGCACTTCAAAGACGAACTCACCACTGAATGTACTCCGTACCGAGATTCAAAAGACACTTCCAAGGAAGGGCGGTACAACCGTTGATCGCCACTTTCTCAAACTTCCCGTCATGATAAACACATGACGGGCCGCAGGATCAAAGACCCCGATCAACCCACCGCAGCCGTACTCTTTGCCACTTCTTGAGCCAGAGCCAAATAAGCTTCTGCGCCACGTGATTTTATATCATAGTTGATCACGGGTTTTCCAAAGCTCGGTGCTTCTGACAGTCGGACGTTTCTCGGGATTATTGTCTCAAAGAGGTGTTGAGGGAATGCTTTGCGCACCTCATTCTTCACCTGCCAAGACAACCTGTTTCTGGAATCATACATTGTCAAGACGACCCCCAAAATGCCCAAATCCGTGTTCAGACGTTTTCGAACCAACTCGTACGTCATGAGCAACTGCGCAATGCCTTCCAATGCGTAATACTCACACTGCAACGGAACCAACATCTCTTTGGCTGCGCACAAGGCATTCACGGTCAAAAGGCCGAGGGAGGGAGGGCAGTCGATAATAATAAAATCATATTCCTCATCAACCGTTTCCAGCAGTTCTCGCAAATAATATTCGCGCCCAAACTTATCGACCAACTCGATCTCAGCACCGACCAAGTCCTGCGTACCCGGAAGCAAATCCAAATAGGGAACCCCGGTCTCACAAATAGCTTTGCCAATTTTTTTAGGATCGAACAGGACGGAATAAATATTCTCACGCTGATCCGCGGGGTAAAACCCAAGGCCGCTTGAGGCATTTCCCTGAGGGTCACAATCGACCAACAAGACCTTTTTTTCCATCACAGCCAATGACGCCGCAAGGTTGACTGAGGTTGTTGTCTTGCCAACCCCACCTTTTTGATTTGCTACAACAATTCTTCGTGCCACAAAACCCTCTCTTTAATGCTCCAGTTCACTCTCATGTGGATATTTCGAGTGTTTCACGTGAAACAATTTGCTCAATTTGAAATGTTTCACGTGAAACAGAGTCTGCACTTTCGTTCTGACAGTCGTAGGCTGAATTAATTTCTAACGCAAGTGGAGTTATGTAAAAAGAGATAAAAACGACAAAAAAAAGAGCAGCCAAAGGCTGCCCTAAAATTAAATATTCAACTCAATACTATTTCTGGTAATACTCACGGTACCAGTCGATAAAATTGCGAATACCTACTTCAATAGAAGTGTCCGGTTTGAAATCAACGTCTTTAACCAGATCACTCACGTCTGCCTCCGTTGCCGGGACATCACCAGGCTGCATAGGCATATAGTTATAAATGGCTTTCTTGCCGACAACTTCTTCGATCACTTCAATGTACCGAGACAATTCAACGACTGCGTTATTACCTATATTATAGACGCGGTAGGGCACTTTACTCGTACACGGATCAGGATTGTTGCCATCCCAATTTTCATTCGGTGTCGCGGTTTTCTTGACGACACGAACCACGCCTTCAACAATGTCGTCAATGTACGTGAAATCACGCATCATCTTTCCATAGTTAAAGACATTGATCGGTTTTTCTTCAAGAATGTTCTTGGTGAACAAAAAGAGAGCCATATCAGGACGCCCCCAAGGACCATACACTGTGAAGAAGCGCAGGCCAGTTGTGGGCAAGTCATACAGACTTGAGTAGGAGTGCGACATCATCTCATTAGATTTCTTTGTCGCAGCGTACAAGCTCATGGGATGATCAACACCCTCATGTGGATTCAACGGCATTTTCGTATTCATGCCGTACACCGAACTACTAGAAGCGTAGACCAAATGTTCGACCTTATTGTGCCGGCAGCCTTCAAGGATGTTCAGAAAGCCAACAACATTGGAATCGATATACGACTTGGGATTCTCGATGGAATATCTGACACCGGCTTGAGCAGCCAAGTTAACCACATGCGTAAATTTCTCTTGTGCAAAAAGATCACTCATGGGCTGATCATCCTGCAAGTTGATATTCACATATCTGAAAAGATCGCTTTCCTGTAAAACAGCCAAACGAGCTTTCTTGAGATTCACATCATAGTAGTCATTCAGGTTATCCAGACCAACGACTTCATGGCCTTCGCCAATCAAACGCCTGGAAAGATGAAAGCCAATGAACCCGGCTGCGCCGGTAACAAGTATCTTCATATTTTTAACCGTCCCTTACCCCAAACACTTAAGTCAGGATTAATGGTTCCGAAAAGAGTCACTGTCATAATTCCACTGTGTCAACCGAACAAGCTGCCTTCGAATCGGGAAGTGGAACTGCTCCCCGCTCATACTCCACACATCTCCCACAATGCAAGTGTGAAAAAATTCATTTCTCGATGAAACTGCAGTTCATTCTCTATTTTCGACCCTCTAATCCGTAAATTAACAACAAAACACCTTTTCAATAGCAACATACCGCTTAAAAACTGTTGAGGCACAAGGGGTTACAAAGACTGTTGAAAAATTTTGTCGCCTTAAGCCTTTTTGAACCATTCTTGACCACAATCTTACAAAAGGATACCAAACGCCTCCTGCGGCGCGTGAGGCGGTAAAAAAGGGAAGTGTTGCTGCAAAAGAGAAATTACAATCTGATTTTAAAAAGTTCTTCGACAGAAATTTGTTGTTCATGCGGGAGCATGGTGATGAGGCGAGCGAGAGGGTCAAGTTTATAGACTGTGACATGTTCAAGCATGTGTGTGGTCAAAGTCGGATCGGCATCCGGCAGAACGACCTTCAACGCTTCTTCGCCAAAGCAAACAATATTCGGCGCGCGCCATTGTTCCCAACCTTGCCAGAACATCTGAGTACTCGGTTGAAGCGTTCCACCCGAAAGAGCTGCTACCGGCCAAAAATTCATAGTCCCGGTTGGCCACTTGAGATGAGCTTGAATATTCTTGAGAGCAGAAGAGCGTCTGGAATCCGGTTGCCCACCAAGATCAAGACCAAGTTCCATATAGGTCATGATAACTTTGGGTGCCGGCGATTTTGCAAATCGCAAAAAACCGCTCCAAGGTTCTGAAAGAGGGGGAGCGTCATGAGTTGGAGCAGATTGCAGAACCGGCGAACTCTGAACCGGTGTCGTTACGGCAGTTGGATCAGGTGAAGAGGCGGGCGGAGTATTTGGATAAGCCTCGGACGAATCAACCTGTTGCTCGGGTTGCTCCACTGCAGCATTGTCAGAGCACTCAACTTCGGTGCGCAGGACAAACTCCAGACCGGACTCTACCCACGGCCTCAGGCTTTCGCGTGTTTTCAATCGAGCAGAAGGTGATCCCATAATCTCCACGCCACTTCGGTTTTGGGCAACTGCGGCCAAACCTCTTTACGTCCCTGAGCGTCCAACACAAACATTTGGTTTGTGGCCACACCGAATCCACTACCGGATTTCGAAATATCATTGGCTGCGATAAGATCGAGATTCTTCGTCTTAAGCTTCCGCGCAGCTTCATCTCTAATATTACTGGTCTCAGCGGCAAAGCCGATCAATTTTTGAGAAGCCTTTTTTGTCGAACCAAGGGTTTTCAAAATATCCTGATTGGTCTCGAACTCAACAGTAATACCTTCACCGGCAGATGTCGTCTTCTTATATTTTTGGTCACCAAAAGGAATAGGCCGATAATCCGCTACTGCGGCCGTCAAACAGCCCATATCCATTTCAGGCCATATATCCGTACAGGCCTCAAACATCTGATTTGCCGTGGTGACGGAGACTCTGGAAATTCCGGCAGGGAAGGAGAGGGCGGTTGGACCGGTCACAACAGTAACATCAGCGCCACGCAAATAAGCAGCCATGGCCATGCACGCTCCCATAGTGCCACTCGACGGATTGGACCAGAATCGAACAGCATCCCATGGCTCACGGGTCGGCCCGAGGGAGATCAAAACTTTTTTGCCAGCAAGATCCTGCGGGCTGATGGCCTTCAATGTTGCAATGAGAATTTCATCAACAGGAGCCAAACGACCGGTGCCGGTATCGCCACAGGCAACATGCCCGGACTCGGGCTGAATGCGAATATACCCCAACTCGTCGAGCATGGCCCAATTACGCTGCGTTGCTGGAGCAGACCACATGCGAGGGTTCATGGCCGGAGCGATCAGTTTGGGGCCGGGAAATGCGAGAGCCTGACAGGAAAGCATATCGTCCGCCAAACCAAATGCGAGTTTGGCCATGGTATTGGCGGATGCAGGAGCAATAAGCATAACATCTGCCACTTGTCCGGGTTCGAGATGATCAAAAGCAGTCTCGGAGCCGGGGGTATCTTCAAACATGCGCGTATAAACAGGCGAAGCATCCAATGCTTCAAAGCTCAAAGGCTGAATAAATCGAGTGCATGATTCGGTCAGGGTTGCCGAAACCATACAGTCGGCCTCCTGAAAGGAACGCACAAGGTCAAGCATCTTGTAAGCTGCAATGGAGCCGGTAACACCGAGATGGACACGCTTGCCCATAAATCCGGCAAATGTGTAATGCGGTTGCATAGTACTACTTGCTCTTAAGTCCGCTGCCGGAGTCCTTGACTTCCACCGCAAAAATGGTGGTCGTGGCCTTGGCAAAGCTGTCGTCAATCTGAATGACACAACTCTTGTTGAACTTCTCGAAGTTAAGGACGTGGACCTTACTCGCCTTGTTGTTGGAAATAAGGGTCCAATTGTCCTTGGTCATGTTGTTCACAAAATACTGGACCAACTCAAGGACTTCCACACGGCCGGAAAAACGCATGATGGCAGCACGGAATTTGGAGTTATCCAATTTATAGGAGTCGTCAGCGTTGTAGTCGATCTCCTTGGGAATCATGATGTCGTCGAAATCAAGGTAGTAGTCCGGCTCCTGATACTGGGCCTCGGGTGACTGGCCAGAAGTATCGGCAGAAGAACTTGTCCCGGTGGTCGTGCATGCCATAAGCCCGCAAACGAACATGAGCGGCAGCAACAATTTGATAAAAATACGCATAGTCTTCTTCCTCCGAATAACTTGAAATGTATTCAATGCTTCAATCGATCTATGATGTCGGCTCTTTCAGCCTGTCGATCTTGTCTTGCAGATATTTTTCCATCTCGCGCCTATCTTTACGGAGACGAACGAGTTCCGATTCCAAAATTTGTAACTTGGCCTTAATGTCGGACGTGTCGAACGTCAACTTCAAAGCCATTTCCTCAATCTCAGCGTCTTTCTGTTCCAAAGCCTTTGTCTGCTCGAGCAGATCATCTGGTATCATATCTTCTGAAACCGGAAGTTGTTTCAATTTCTTCTGGCTTCGAGCGAGAAGCACAAAGGCTGTCTTGAGCTTCTGAATGTCTTCCTGCTGATTATCAATGATGGTCTTTTGATCAGCAATGACTCCCATACAGGAAGCAACTTTGCCTATTACATCATTGAAGGTAGATGCCAACTCGGCATACCCTTCAGTGCGAGGAGCAGGCACACTTGCCCGATGATCGACTTCGATGGTCCGTGGAAACTCAGTTCTCAGGGCATCATCAATCTCGGACGTCACACGTCCTTCACCGTACAAACGGGATATGCGCTCGAAAACAACGAGAGATTCTTCAGGGTATTTTGTGACACGCCCCATCTTGCGGCCCCCAAGGAAATCCTTGAATAGGGCAGCGTACCGACGAGCCGTCGGTGCAGGAATACGAGTAAG
This genomic window contains:
- the coaBC gene encoding bifunctional phosphopantothenoylcysteine decarboxylase/phosphopantothenate--cysteine ligase CoaBC — its product is MQPHYTFAGFMGKRVHLGVTGSIAAYKMLDLVRSFQEADCMVSATLTESCTRFIQPLSFEALDASPVYTRMFEDTPGSETAFDHLEPGQVADVMLIAPASANTMAKLAFGLADDMLSCQALAFPGPKLIAPAMNPRMWSAPATQRNWAMLDELGYIRIQPESGHVACGDTGTGRLAPVDEILIATLKAISPQDLAGKKVLISLGPTREPWDAVRFWSNPSSGTMGACMAMAAYLRGADVTVVTGPTALSFPAGISRVSVTTANQMFEACTDIWPEMDMGCLTAAVADYRPIPFGDQKYKKTTSAGEGITVEFETNQDILKTLGSTKKASQKLIGFAAETSNIRDEAARKLKTKNLDLIAANDISKSGSGFGVATNQMFVLDAQGRKEVWPQLPKTEVAWRLWDHLLLD